In Ornithorhynchus anatinus isolate Pmale09 chromosome 17, mOrnAna1.pri.v4, whole genome shotgun sequence, the following proteins share a genomic window:
- the ATP5PO gene encoding ATP synthase subunit O, mitochondrial, which yields MAAVAASMRQVRQFSTSVARPFAKLVRPPIQVYGLEGRYATALYSAAAKQNKLEQVEKELLRVAQLLKEPKMAASILNPHVKRAVKMKNLNDITAKEKFSPITTNFISLLAENGRLNNTPGVISAFATMMSVHRGEVQCSVTTASALDSATLTELKTVLNSFLTKGQVLKLEVKTDPSIMGGMIVRIGEKFVDMSARTKIQKLSRVMKEAI from the exons ATGGCGGCGGTGGCGGCCTCGATGCGGCAG GTGCGGCAGTTCAGCACATCTGTGGCCCGACCATTTGCCAAACTAGTCCGG CCTCCGATTCAGGTGTATGGTCTGGAAGGTCGCTACGCCACTGCTCTCTATTCCGCGGCAGCCAAGCAGAATAAACTGGAACAAGTAGAAAAGGAGCTCCTCAGAGTAGCC CAACTTCTGAAGGAACCCAAAATGGCTGCTTCTATTCTCAACCCCCATGTCAAGCGTGCCGTGAAGATGAAAAACCTGAATGACATTACTGCAAAAGAGAAGTTTTCCCCCATCACCACCAACTTTATCA GTCTGCTGGCTGAAAATGGCCGCTTGAACAACACCCCTGGTGTCATTTCCGCCTTCGCCACCATGATGAGCGTGCACCGGGGAGAGGTCCAGTGCTCCGTGACCACGGCTTCT GCCCTAGACAGTGCCACGCTGACAGAGCTCAAGACTGTCCTCAACAGCTTCCTGACTAAAGGCCAAGTCTTGAAACTGGAGGTTAAG aCGGACCCGTCAATCATGGGAGGGATGATTGTCCGCATTGGGGAGAAATTTGTCGATATGTCTGCAAGAACCAAGATTCAGAAGCTGAGCAGAGTGATGAAAGAGGCTATCTGA